CCCCTTCGTCGCGGCGTCGCCGCGCGCCAGCATCGCCGGCAGGTCGTGCCGGAAGTCGCCGTCGCAGGGCACGGGCCGCCCCTCGCCCGGCGACAGCCGGGCGACGATGTCGTAGACCACGAAGGAGGGCGTCGCGTAGACGAGGTTCTCCCCGGGCCGCACGAAGAGCTGGGCGAGCAGGTAGAGGATCTCCACCGAGCCGTTGCCGATGAAGATGCGCCCCTCGCTGACGCCCAGGTGCTCCGCCAGGGCGCGGTGCAAATGGTAGGCGCTGTCGTCGGGATAGCGGTTCAGCTCGCTGCAGGCCCGGCCGAGCACGGCGAGCACGGCGTCGCTGGGCGGGTGCGGGTTCTCGTTGGAGGCCAGCTTGATGATGCTCTGCAGGCCCTTCTCGCGCTGCAACTCCTCCACGGGCTTGCCCGGGACGTACGGGCGCACCTTGAGGATCTCCTGCCTGGCCAGTTTCTCGAAGTCCATCGCCCCTCCCGGCCGCCGCGCGGCGCGGCCACTCTAGCGCAGCCCGGCGGCGCGTTTCAACCGCTCGCGCTCCGCCGCGCTCAGCGGGCGCAGCGCGCCCTCGGGCAAATCGCCCAGGCGCAGCGGTCCCAGGCGAACGCGCTGGAGATCGAGGACCGTCCGCCCCAGGCACTCGAACATGCGCCGGATCTGCCGCTTGCGGCCCTCGGCGAGGACCACCGCGTAGCGGGCGCGACCGGGCAGCGCCCGCAGCCGGCAGGGCCGCGTCGGGCCGTCGGCGAGCTCGAGCCCGGCGGCGAAGCGGCGCTCGCCCGCCGGGTCGAGGGGAGCGTCCAGCCGGGCGCGGTAGGCCTTCTCGACGCCGTAGCGCGGATGCGTGAGCCGCAGGGCCAGCTCGCCCTCGTTGCTGAGCAGGAGGAGGCCGCGGCTGTCGCGGTCCAGGCGCCCGACCGGATAGAGGCGCGCCTTCACCCCGGCGGCCCGCGCGAGGTCGATCACCGTGCGCCCACCCCGCGCATCGCTGGCGGCGGAGAGCACGCCGGCGGGCTTGTTGAGCAGCCAGGTCTCGCCGCGGCTCGGCGCCAGCGGTCGCCCGTCCAGGGTGACGCGTGCCGCCTCGGCGTCGACGGCCAGGGCGGGGTCGCGCACCGGTCGTCCGTCCACCGCCACGCGGCCGGCGCGCACGATCTCGTCGCAGCGACGCCGGCTGGCCACGCCGGCCAGGGCGAGGAAGCGGTTGAGGCGGATGGTCTCAGTCCTCTCCGCCGGCCTCTGCCGCCCAGGCCGCGTCCGCCGCCGCGGGGGCGTTCGCGCCGGCGGGCGCCGGCGGCACCAGGGCGCGGGCGATGCGGGCCAGAGCCGGCTCGCGGTCCTCCGCCGCGTCATCGGCGGCGAGTGGCGGCTCCGCGTCCAGGGCGCTCAGGGCGTCGGCCGCCTCGGCGAGCAGGGCCCGCTCGGCGGCCAGCGCCGCGTCGAGCGCGGCCCGATGGGCCAGCGGCTCCTCCGCTCCGAGCGCTTCGGCGTCGGCGCCGGCGTCCCCGCCACCCGCGAGGCTCGCGCGCCAGGCGGCCGCGGCCGCGGCCAGCTCGGGCTCGCCGTCCGCCAGCGCCCGCTCGGCGAGGAGGGTCTCCAGCGCGTCCACGCCATCGAGCAGGCGTTCGCGGCGCTCGCCGGCGGGCACCGGGCTCTCGCCCTCCGCATCCGCGGGAGCGAGCAGGGCCTCGATCTCCGCCAGACGCGGCAGCTCGTCCAATCCGTTGACCCCGAGGAAGCCGAGGAACTCGGGCGTCGTGCCGTAGAGCAGCGGGCGGCCGAGGGTTTCCGCGCGGCCGGTGATGCGCAGCAGCCCGCGCTCGATGAGCGTCGCCAGCGAGCCGCCGCAGTTGACGCCGCGCACGGCCTCGACGTCCACACGCGTGCAGGGCTGGCGGTAGGCGACCACGGCGAGGGTCTCCAGCGAGGCGCGCGTCAGGCGGACGCGGCGCTGGCCGCGCAGCAGCTCCTCGATGCGCGCGGCGTGCGCGGGCCGGGTCACGATGCGCCAGCCGCCCCCCAGCTCGGCGAGCTGGAAGGCGTGGCCGCCCGCGTCGTAGTCGGCGGCGAGTTCGGCCAGGAGGGCCGGCAGCGCCCGCCGCTCGACGTCGGGCAGGATCGCCTGCAGGCGGCTCAGGGACAGCGGCTCGGGGGCGGCAAAGAGCAGCGCCTCCACCGTGCGCTTCAGATCGACGGACATTCTCTCACCCTTTCGCTAGCTCCGGCGGGGCCGCGGGGCCCGCGCCGCCTCGCTCAAGCACCGGCGGCCTGCGCCAGCGGCGCCGCCGCCGGCGTCGCCGCGCTGATCCAGATCTCGCCGCAGCGCCCCTCCTGCTCCACGCGCAGCTCGCCGTACTTCACCATCTCCAGGAGCGCCATGAAAGTGACGATCACGTGCAGGCGCGTCGGCGCCTCGGCCAGGAGGTCGCGGAAGACGAGGCGCTCGCCGCGCGCGAGCCGCGCGCGGATCAGCGCCATCTTGTCCTCGATGCTGACGTTCTCCAGTTCGACGCGGTGGCGGGCCTCGCGCTCGGCGACGAGCGCCATCACGTCGCGCAGCGCGCCCAGCAGGTCCGGGAAGTCGAGCTGGAAGATCTCCTCGCGGCTGCGCAAGGAGTCCAGCGGCTGCGCCGGCACGAAGTCGAAGCGCAGGCGGCGCTGCTCGGCGAGATCGCCGAAGCGCTCCGCGAGCG
This region of bacterium genomic DNA includes:
- a CDS encoding rRNA pseudouridine synthase produces the protein MTRRRTASRLWPASPAPWCRRRPPARTPPRRRTRPGRQRPAERTETIRLNRFLALAGVASRRRCDEIVRAGRVAVDGRPVRDPALAVDAEAARVTLDGRPLAPSRGETWLLNKPAGVLSAASDARGGRTVIDLARAAGVKARLYPVGRLDRDSRGLLLLSNEGELALRLTHPRYGVEKAYRARLDAPLDPAGERRFAAGLELADGPTRPCRLRALPGRARYAVVLAEGRKRQIRRMFECLGRTVLDLQRVRLGPLRLGDLPEGALRPLSAAERERLKRAAGLR
- the scpB gene encoding SMC-Scp complex subunit ScpB codes for the protein MSVDLKRTVEALLFAAPEPLSLSRLQAILPDVERRALPALLAELAADYDAGGHAFQLAELGGGWRIVTRPAHAARIEELLRGQRRVRLTRASLETLAVVAYRQPCTRVDVEAVRGVNCGGSLATLIERGLLRITGRAETLGRPLLYGTTPEFLGFLGVNGLDELPRLAEIEALLAPADAEGESPVPAGERRERLLDGVDALETLLAERALADGEPELAAAAAAWRASLAGGGDAGADAEALGAEEPLAHRAALDAALAAERALLAEAADALSALDAEPPLAADDAAEDREPALARIARALVPPAPAGANAPAAADAAWAAEAGGED
- a CDS encoding aminotransferase class I/II-fold pyridoxal phosphate-dependent enzyme, with the translated sequence MDFEKLARQEILKVRPYVPGKPVEELQREKGLQSIIKLASNENPHPPSDAVLAVLGRACSELNRYPDDSAYHLHRALAEHLGVSEGRIFIGNGSVEILYLLAQLFVRPGENLVYATPSFVVYDIVARLSPGEGRPVPCDGDFRHDLPAMLARGDAATKG
- a CDS encoding segregation/condensation protein A, whose product is MDRPLIPEVRTEAAPPGRTVSYTVRLDLFEGPLDLLLYLIRKDEIEIADIPIAHITEQYLAHVQQLEVLELDAAGEYLLMAATLLRIKSRLLLPRPVFGEEADEDPRRDLAAQLEEYRKYKALAERFGDLAEQRRLRFDFVPAQPLDSLRSREEIFQLDFPDLLGALRDVMALVAEREARHRVELENVSIEDKMALIRARLARGERLVFRDLLAEAPTRLHVIVTFMALLEMVKYGELRVEQEGRCGEIWISAATPAAAPLAQAAGA